The genomic interval CAGGACCTGGGCGGCGGTCTTCAGGCGCTCCCAGCGTGCCTCGGAGACGCCGGGCGCGGGTTCCTCGAAGGCGAGCCGGTCCACGAGCAGCTTCACCAGTCCCCGCGCGATTTTCGGACGGGAGAAGGCGCCCGCGGACAGGCCCAGGGTCTCCTCCACGTCGTCGCTCGTCGCGTCGCGAGAGGACTCCACGGTGGCGAGGAGTTCGGAGGCCAGCGTGAGGAGGGCCGGGTCATCGCGCTTGACGAAGGCGGGACGCAGCACGCCTTTGGTCACCCGGAAGGCGAGGAGCTCGCGGGTCAGCATGCCGCGCCTCCGGGCGAGGTGATGGCGGGGGAGGGGAGCGACGAGGCGCGGTGGCTCTTGCTCGGCCCGAAGGGCGAAGCGTGCGCACGCGGACGCATCAAGCTTCCGCGCCGCGCGATGACACGTGTTCGGGCCAGCACCTCAGCTCTCCTCCTGGTAGGCGCCGTGCTGACGCCGCCGCTCGCTGATGCCGCTCTCCGCGGTCTGGGCCGAGCACACCTCGTACAGCAGCGCGCGTTTGCCGGGCCTCTTGCGCAGGATGCGCCCCAGTCTCTGCACGTGTTCGCGCACGCTCCCGCTGCCGCTGAGCACCACTCCCACTCTCGCCTCCGGCACATCCACGCCTTCATTCAACACGCGCGAGGTGAGCAACACCGGAAGCTCTCCCGAGGCGAAGGCCGCCAGCAACGCCTTGCGCTCCGGCACGGGCGTGTGGTGCGTGAGCGCGGGCAACATCCACCGCCGCGCCAGCGTATAGACTGTCTCGTTGTCGTCGGTGAATACCAGCACCCGGTCCTCGCGGTGCTCCAGCAGGATGCGCCACAACACCTGTTGCTTGGCGCTGGACGTGAGCGCGATGCGGCGCTGCTCGCGGTACGCACGGTATGCGGCCCGTCCCTCGTCGCTGCGCTGGCTCTGCGCCAGGAACCGCGCCCAACCCTCCGGCGCCGACAGCCTCACGCCCAGCTTGCGCACGAAGCCCAGATACAGCGCCCGCGCCTCGTCATAGCGAGCCTTCTCATCCGGCGTCAGCGGCACCTCCACCCGCTTCACCTCGTAGGGCGCGAGATACTCACCCTGCAGCTCCCGAATGTCCGTGCGGTGCACGCGAGGCCCTATCAACTCCTCGCACACCCGCTCCCCGCCATCCGTGCGCTCCAGCGTCGCCGTCAGCCCCAACCGGTACGGCGCGAGAGAGCCCTCCGCGATGAAGCGATAACTGGGCGCCGGCAGGTGATGGCATTCGTCGCAGACCAACAATCCAAACCGGTTACCGTGAAACTCCGTCTGCATCGCCGCCGAGTCGTACGTCGTCACGGTCAACGGTTGTCTGTCATTGACCCCGCCCCCCAACATCCCCACCGGCACGGAGAAGTGCCGCGCGAGCACTCCCTGCCACTGCGCCATCAAGTCCAGCGTGGGCACCACCACCAACGTGGGCCGCTTCACCTGAGCGATGGCCAGCACCGCGAGCAGCGTCTTGCCCGCCCCCGTCGGCAACTCCACCAGCCCCCTCCCTCCCGCCTGCGTCCACGCCTCCAGCGCCGCGCGCTGATGCGGAAAGGGCTGGATGGGCACCGTCAGCGCCACCTCCAATGGCTCGAAGCGCCGGGCCTGGTCCACATACGCCACGCCCAACTCCCTCAACCGCAGCACCACCTGCCGGTAGTGCCACGCCGGGGCGCGATACACACCCGTGCGCCCGTCTTTCTGGAAGAGCCCCCGCAGCCGCGCATCATCCGGCAGCAACGGGGCCACCAGGGTGCCGCAGTCGAAGTGGAGCTCAAGGGGAACATCCATGCGCGCCGCCAGGACGTAGCCCGTCAATCCTCGTTTCGCTAGCTTCATGAGAAGGCAGGAGGCACGCCGGGGCTCCGCCTGCCTCCTTGCGGCCATGCCCGCGTTCGGGTTACCCCACTGCGACCATGCGTCTGGTCTCGCTCGTTCCCCTGTTGTGTGGCCTGGCGGTTGTTGCCCAGGGCGGTCTCAACCGGCGGTTCGCGGGGCAGTGGGGCCTGCTCAGCGCGGTGCTGGTGAACATGGTGGTAGCGACGGTGGCCATCTTCGCCGCGTACATGGTGGCGCGCTCCGTGCCCGGCTTCTGGCCCGAGGCCTCGCCCACCGAGGACCACTTCTCCGGCTTCACCCCCTGGCACCTGGTGCCCGGCCTGTGTGGTGTCGTCATCGTGCTGGGCATGCCGTGGGCCATCGGCCGGTTGGGCGCGGTGCAGTCGGTCCTCCTGCTCATCGCCGCGCAACTGGCGACCAGTCTCGTCTGGGACGCCATGGTGGAAGGCCGCCCCGCGACGCTCGCTCGGGTGGTGGGCTCCGCGCTCGCCTTCACGGGTGCGGCCATCGCCGTCTGGAAGGGCTAGGTTTCACGCCAGATGCGCCGAGTCCTCATCGTCAGCCCTCATGCCGCGTCCCGCGAGCTGTTGCGCCGCGTCCTCGCCGCCGGTGACGAGGGCCTGAGCTTCTCCTCCACCGGAGACACCGACGACGCCCTGTCCTCCATCGCCTCCGCCGCGCCGGCCCTCGTCGTCGTGGACCTGCGCAGGCAGGACGAGGACCAGCCGCTCTTCCTGGGGCTCTTGCGCAAGCGCTACCCCGCGCAACCCCTCATCACGCTGCTGCCCGGCCGGTTGCGTGTCTTCGACGGTGAACAGGAGAGCGTCGTCGACGCGCCCGGCGATTCCGCCGAGGCCCTCCATCACCTCCTCGATGCCCTGAGGACCGCGGTGCGGCAGGTGGTCGCCCAGGACCTGCTGCGCGTGCTGCGCCCGCCCATTGGCCGCGCCTGAGAGGCCGCGTCACAGCCGCAGCCGGTAGCCCAGCGCCCCCGCGAGGAAGCCTCCGACATTCACATCGCCCGTGGTGAGGAAGTCCAACCGGGCCAGGTGGAAGTGGGTCTCCACGAAGGCGCCGCCCGGCCCGAGCGGCAGCTCCAGTCCCGCCAGGGCTTGCAGTCCCAGTCCTCCGCCGCTCTCCGACGTGGTGGCGCCCAGGAAGTCCGTGGTGGCGCGGTGCAGGTACAGCCCCGGGCCACCGCCCACGTATGGCGTCAGCGAGCCCACGGCCCGCTCGAAGCGGAACACCGCCGACAACAGGAACGCCACCTCGCGCACCGCCAGCGTGTAGCGGCCATCGGGTGGGGGCGCGCCGAAGCCCCCCAGCTGCGGGTCGGTGAGCGTGCCGGACGACTGGGGCCGGTGGTAGTTCACCTCCAGCGCCACCATGAGGCGCCGCTTCAGGAGCGGCGTCACGTAGCCCAGCTCGATGCCCAGGTAGAGGTCTCCGTCCAGGGGCGCGGTGGACTTGAAGAAGCCCACCTTGGGGGCCAACAGGACGTGTCCCCCTCCCAGGCTGTCCGCCGAGGAGGCCGCGGGCGTGCTCGCGGCTGCGAGCGTGGTGAGCGCGGCGAGGACCAGTGTGTTCATGGGAGCACGGCTCCTGTGTCGTGCGCGGCGTCGGAGGCAAGCGCCGCCGAGGGTTCGGCTGTCACGGTGAAGCCCTCCGCCGCGGGCACCGTCCCCACCGCGCCGCTCGGGTCCACCACCTCGAGCGCATAGGGGCCTCCCACGGCCAGTCCCCGAGGACACTTCGGGTCACCCGGGGGCGGCTCGGCGCCCGTGCACACCGGCACCTCCGCCGTCACTTCCGTGGCCGACCGCAGCTCCACCGCGCGCAGCGATATCCTCTGGACCTCGGAAGAGGGGGGCGAGCGCAGCGGCGCGAGGATGAAGACCTCGGGCACACCGGTGAAGGCGCGCTGGTCTCCAGTGGGGGCGTTCGCGATGCGGATGCGCGTGTCCCGCAGCTCGCCGCCGGACCTGGGTGAGAGGCTGAGGGTTCCCAGCCGGTGGTAGCGCACGTCGATACCGCCACGCACCTCGGCCGAGCAGCCATCCGTCTGGGTGAGCACCACGTCGTAGCGCCCCTCGGGGGTGCCCGGCGGAATCTCCGTCTCGATGCGTGTCTCGGAGACGACTCTCACGGAGAACAGGGGCTGGTCGGCTTCACCCTCGCTCCGCAGGATGATGATGGGCGAGGTGCCCACCTGGAAGTCCTGGCCCTCGATGACGATGGGGTTGATGCCGCCGGAGACATAGCCATTCGCGGGGGGAACCACCCGAGTCACGCGGGGCGGAGCCACCACGGTGAAGGCGTCGGCCAGGGTGCTGGTGCCGCCCAGCGGGTTGGTGACCTCCACGGCGTAGCGTCCCGGGGCCAACTCGACGGGAGGCGAGGAGTCGCGCGTGGGCACATCGACCAGCAACAACTCCGGGCGCACGTAGAACACCCGCTCGCGCGTCAGCGTGTACGTGGAGGGGCCTCGCAGCGTCACCTCCGGTAGCTCCACCGTGGGCGTGTCGGAGAGCACGTCGGCGGGCGTCGGCGCGAAGCGCTTGCCCTGGACCTCCAACCGCCAGCCCGTCTGCCCCCCTTGTGCATTGCAGACGCGGGCGACGTCGGCGAGGCGCGCGCGGGGATTGTAGACGCGCTCCACCACGGGCGAGGACCCCTCTGTCGTGCGTGAGCAGGCGCTCAGGGCGAGCAGGGCGGTGGCGGCGACTTGCAGGCGCAAAGCATTCCTCCCCTTCGTCAATGAAGGCCCCACACGTTAGGCGGTCCGCCCCACGCGCCCGGAGAACTTTCCGAGACCCGTCACTCCCGGGTGCCTCGGGTGATGGCCAGCTTCCGCAACTCCGCGAAGTCACGCGGCCCATGACGCGGTGCGGAGGTGGGCATGCCGAATGCTATGGCCTCCGCCGGTGAGGGGCGCGGTCCGGATGTGCCGGAGCCTCGATGGGGCAGGTGATGACCGGTGGCGCCAGCGGGGAGCCGCCGGGTGGATGAGGGGTGGTGGGGCAGGGGGGCGGCGAATGCGGAGGTTGTCCACGCTGACCGCGCTGATGTGCCTGTTGATGGCGCGAGTGACTCTGGCGGCGGAGGGGATGGAATCGCAGCGGCGGGTGTCTCCGGACCTCGCGCGGCTGGCGCCCTTCGGCTTGATGTTGGACGCGGGGCTGACGGGAGGCATGGGGTTGTCCTTCGCGTTTCGCCCCTTCTCGCTGGTGCGGCTGCACGTGGGAGGGACCCACAACGGCGTGCGCCCCGGGGGACGCGTGGGGCTCACGCTGCTCACCTCGAGGGGGCCGCTGACGCCGGCCTTCAGCGTGGACGTGGGCCATGCCCGGCCCGTGAAGGCCCGGAGCCTGGAGCGCAGGCTCTCGGACTTGTCGCTGCCGCCGCTGCCGTCGCTGGACCGCGTGGGCTACACGTACGCCAGCGCGATGCTTGGGTTGGAGCTGCACCTGCACGAGCGCATCACCTGGTTCGTGCGCGGAGGCGTCAGCTTCATGGAGCTGTCCGGCCCGGGCTTGAAAGACTTGCCCGAGCCCTTCCGGTCCTCCATCGCTCCCGGAGAGGAGGAGCCGTGGAGGCTGCGCATGGTGCGCCCCACGGCCAAGCTGGGCTTCATCCTGTCCTTCGGCTAACGGAAGGACGCGAAGAAATCCAACGCCTGTTCCTCGGCCCAGAAGCGCGGACGGTGCACGTGGCCCGCGACGAAGCCCACGTGTCCACCGTGTGCTGTCTCCACGATGCTCAGGTGGGGATTGTCCTTCGCCTGGGGCGGGATGACGGGCGACTCCAGCATCGGGTCATCGGCGGCGCTGATGAGCAACGTGGGCTTGCGGATGGCGTGGAGTCGCGAGCCCGAGGACGATTCGGCGTAGTAGTGCTCCGCACTGCGGAAGCCGTGCAGGGGCGCGGTGACGGCGTGGTCGAAGGCCCGCACGGTGCGCGCCGCTTCCATGGCGCGGCCATCGAAGGCGCCGGGGAACCGCTTCAGCTTCGCGCGCGCCTTGCTCTTCAACGTCCGCAGGAAGCGCTCCCGGTACAGCAGGTGGAACACGCCCGGACCATCCAACTTCCGGCAGCACGCATCCAGGTCATACGGCGCGCTGATGGACGCGGCGGCGTTGACGGGGGCGTTCTCTCCCTGGTCCTCGAGCAGCCGGCACAACACGTTGGCGCCCAGCGAGAAGCCGACGGCGAAGAGCGGGCCCGTCACCTGGGCGCGCAGGTCGCGCATCAACCCGAGCGCGTCGTCGATGTGCCCCGAGTGGTACGTGCGCGCCAGCCGGTTGGGCTCGCCGCTGCAGGAGCGGAAGTTGAGCGCGGTGGCGCCCCAGCCTCGCGCCTTCGCGCCGCGGAGGACGGCGGCGATGTAACCGGCTCGGGACGAGCCCTCCAGCCCGTGCAGCGCGACCACGTGGGGCGCGCCGGGAGGACCGTCGAAGGTGTCCACGTCGACGAAGTCTCCGTCGGGCAACTCGCGCCGCGTGCGCCGGAGCTCGGGCGTGTGCAGCGGCCGCACGAGGTTCGCGTAGATGGTCTGCGCATGCTCGTTCGTCAGACCCGGCGCGGAGACGAAGGGCTCGGTGGGTTGGAAGCTCACGGCCCCGGGATAGCGTCACCCAGGGGTGGGGACAAGAGGCTGCGTTTAGCCACTAGTCGCCGCGTTGGCCACCGGGTACTCCAGTGGGCGAGCCCTCCGCCGAGCCCAAGAGCCGGGCGCGCTTCATGGAAGGACAACCCTGCTCCTTCACGGCCCGGGCCTCTTCGGCGAGCCCGAAGAGCGACAGGTACTTGTACACGCGCTCCTCCAGCGTGGGGGCCTCGATGAGGCGGCACACCTCGTCGGGCTGGTAGTCCCGGCAGATGCTCGGCCGGTCCTCGTACCGGGCGCAGAGGTTGTCCTCGCCCAGGTGCGGGCAGCGCAGCCCCAGCGGCTTGTCGAGCGCCGCGATGTCCGGCGCCACGCAGCAGGCGCCACAGCGAGTGCATTCCATGGGGTGCGTGTCCCTCCGCGACTCAACGCGGGATGTCCTGCCTGACTTCCCCGCGCGTGTCCGCTCAAACCCACAGCGCGCGGCTGAACCCCACCCGCTCGGCGGGAGGGAGCCCCGGGCGCAGGGCCCGCATCATCGGCAGCGCGCCGTCCCGCGCCTCCCGCGTCGCCCCCGGGACTCGCGCCACCCACGCCAGCGTGGAGGGCTCCTCCCAGACCACCACGCGCGACAAGCCCGCCCGATGCGCCACGCCCCGCGCCGCCTCGAGCAGGGCGACGGCGTCCTCCACCGTCTCCGCGTCGAGCATCAACACGACCAGTTGCCCATACCGCGCCATCATCGCCCACAGCACGGTGGACTCGCCCACCGTCGCGCCGCAGGCCTCCGGGCGGGGACGGCGCAGGAGCTCCGCGTACGCGCGCTCCCGCTCCAGGTGCCAGTCGATTTGCGCGGCGCCGGGCCAGAGCAGGAACGGCACGTCCGGGCGCTGAATCCGCTGCATCATCAGCGGCACGTCCCCATCGCACAGCAGTGCGTCCACCGCGTGGGTGGACAGCCCTCCCGCGGCGGACAGGTGCCAGTCATACGCGGGCGCCTCGTGGTAACCGGACCGGCGATAGAGCGGGGCGCCCACGTCGGAGAAGAGAATGGCGGCGTGGGGTTTCTCGGGCTCCTGCTCCAGCCTCTCGGCGAGCAGGTCCATCAGCCGCGTCGCGTACCCGTGTCCTCGCAGCGCGGGCTCCGTGTAGACACTGGCGATGGCGTGGGTGACGCCGCGCGTGGCCACGCCGTCCGGGCCGCGCAGGTAGCTGTCCGTGTGGAACGTCTCGCACGAGGCCAGCACCCGGCCCGAGTCATCGCGCAACAGCCAGGTGCGCATGCCCTCCCGGCACCAGGGATGGGAGCGCAGCCGCAGCTCCCGTTGGTGGAACTGCTCCACGGTGAGGGGCGAACCCCAGGCCTCATGGGTGAGGCGGTCGCGCTCGGCTTTCTGTGCGTCGGTGGCGAGGGCCAGGTGCATGTCACCCCAGGGTAGCGCCTCCCGCGTGTCCTCCGCATCCACTCGCACGTGCCTGACAACTGCCTCACAGGTGCGTGGTGTACGGGAAGCGCACGTGGAACTGGAGGTAGGCCTGCCCCACGTGGAAGATGCCGTCGCGCACCCGGTCCGGCAGGCCCCAGCCTCCCAGCTCCTGCGGCACGTAGAGCGCGGACTCCCAGCCCAGGCTGACGAGGAAGTTCTTGGAGAGTCGCAGCTCCAGGTCCACGCCGACCTCCGCGCCGGGCCTCAAGAAGTGCGTGTCCGCCAGCGTCTCGGAATGCAGGTACGCATACGTCAGGAGCAACCCACCCCCCACCGAGAGCCGCGCGGGGCCCTCCGACAGCGGCACGCCCAACTCCAGCGGCTTCCAGGTGACGCCGTACATGCCGGTGTTGCGCAGCTTGGGGGAGATGATGAGCGAGTCGGGGATGAGCAGGGACGGGGAGATGCGGACTTCGCTCATGCTCCGCGCGTACTTGCGGTACCGGGACGGAATCGCGCGCGGGTTCTTGGACAGCCACTGCTTGTCCAGCACGGCCTCGACGGAGACCTTCACGCCCGTGTGGATGGGCTGGTCGTCGAAGACGGGCCCGAAGAACATGTACGCGGCGGGGCCGACGCCCACATCCACCGGGACGGTGACGCGTTGTGCGGAGGCCAGGGCGGGGAGCAGCAACGTGCACAGCAGCGCGACGCGACGGGGGCTCACGGGGTGGGGACCTCTGGGGAAGACGAGCTCCCGGAATTAAGCACGCCCCGGCCAATCAACCGTTGCCGCACCATGCGTGTTTGGAGCAGGAAGGGGACCGCGCCGGCCCCGGGGGCGGCAATGGACGCCCATCAGAGTCCGGGTCCAGAACTGCCGGCGCCTGAGGATTTGGAGAACCCATGCTTTCCGCAGCACTCTTGATTGCCACATCCCTGCAGGCCCAGACGCCTGTTCCCGCCGAGCCCGCTCCCACCGCCGCCTCTCCCGCCGCCGTCGCCGCGCCCGCAGCCACGCCCGAGGAGCGCATGGCCGCCGCCGCCGAGCGCGCCGCCGCCGCCGCCGAGCGCGCGGCCGCCGCCGCCGAGCGCGCCGCCGAGGCCAGTGCCCGTGCCGCCAGCGTCATCGCGGGCCCCTCGCCCGAGGCCGCCGCCGAGGCCGCTCCCGCCACCGACCAGGAGAAGAAGAAGCGGGAGGAGTGGGACATCACCGTGGGCCTGGGTCTCATCTCGCTGACGGGCAACGCCTCCACCCTCACGTTCAGCGGCCTGGCCAGCGCGCAGCGCACCACCGACCACTGGATTTTCGGCGCGAAGGCCTACGGCAACTACGGCCGCAGCCGCCCGCCCGAGGTGGAAGGGGAGAACCTGGAGTCGCAGCTGGTGGCCCTCAACGCGGGCCTGGAGCTGCGCGGGGACCGGCGCTTCACGAAGATGCTCTCCGGCTACCTGCTGGCCGGCGCGGAGATGGACCACGTGAAGAGCGTGGAGTCTCGGAGCATCGGTGAAGGCGGTCTCGGCATCCTCTGGTGGGACGAGAAGCCGAAGGACCAGCCGGAGACGTACCTGCGCACGGACGCCGCCTTCCGCTACGCCCACGAGACGCGCTTCCAGTACTACCCCACGCGCCTGGACCTGCCGGACGTGGACCTGGGCGGCCCCCGCTTCGGCGTGGCCTTCCGCTACGGCCTCACCAAGGACATCCTCTTCAAGGAGGACGCCGAGGTGCTGCTGAGCGTCATCGACACCTCGCGCGTGCTGGTGAACAGCCAGACGCAGCTGTCCGTGCGGCTGACGGAGGCGCTCTCCATGGGCGTCAGCTTCCTGGTGAAGCACGACAGCAAGCCGCCCCAGGGCAAGGTGCCCACCGACACCGCGCTGGCCTTCAACCTGGAAGTCGCGCTGTAGCCCGCAAATGAAACGCGGCGCCGGGGAGAGTCCCTGGCGCCGCGCGGGTGAATCAGGGGGGCTTGCCGAAACAAGCCCCGCGGAATGTCAGTGCTGCGGCGCCGGGGTCTCCGGCATGTCCTTCGTCTGAGGCGGCTTCATCCCGCCACCGAAGCGGCCGCGCTGCGAGCCCGTGCCGATATCCGGAGGCTGCAGGTCGCTGTACTGCGAGCCCGGCGGGTTGGAGCCGCGGAAGCGCGTGCCCAGGTCCGCCATGGGGATGACGAGCATCAGCACCACGAACAGGATGGAGACACCGAAGACAATCCGGTTGGCTCCCTGATGCTCCGCCAGGTGCATGAAGTACAGCGCCACCAGCGTGCCCTTCACCGTCGCGACGACGATGGCGAGCAGCAGGCCGAAGTTGGGCAGGTGCATGCGGCCGGTGCCGACGGTGATGGCCGTCAACACGAGCAGCACACCCCAGATGAGCCAGTACCGACCGGCTCCGTGGTGGCCCATGTTCTTTTCTTCCTGATGGGATTCGTTGGCAATGGCCATGGTGGTGTCTCCCCTCAGACCAGGTAGAGCATCGGGAACAGGAAGATCCACACCAGGTCGACGAGGTGCCAGTACATGCTGCCCAGCTCGACCATGGTGTAGTTGTTGGGGCCGAAGTCCGCCTTCGTGAACGCGCGAATCATCGCCACCGTCAGCACGCCCATGCCGATGAGGACGTGGAACGCGTGGAGCGCCGTCGAGCAGAAGTAGACCGTGAAGTACAGCGCGATGCCGGGCTGCTGCATGCCCTCGTACGTGTAGTACCGGCCCGGCAGCGTCCCGATCTCGAACTTGTGGTGGTACTCGAAGTACTTGATGACGAGGAAGCCGATGGCCATCAAGAGGGTGAGCGCGAACATGATGCCCACCATCTTGTTCTTGCCCTCCCGCGCGTAGTGCACCGCGAGCGCCGCGGTGAGCGAGGAGGTGATGAGCACCACCGTGTTCACGGTGCCCATCATCAGGTTCAGGCTGCGGCTGCCCTCCGCCCACGCCTCCGGGTAGAGGAAGCGGTAGCAGCCGTAGCAGACGAACAGGCCGGCGAAGAGGAGGATTTCCGTCGCCAGGAACAGCCACATCCCCAGACGGGCGGCGTGGGTCTGCACCTCGAGCGAGGCGAAGTGGGCCGCCAGGCGCGGCACGGGGGCCGCGCCCTCGGCGGTGTGAGCGCTAGACTGCATCGGGGACCTCGGCCTTCTTCGGGTCGACGTAGAAGTGCGGCTCCTCGGGGAACGTCGGCTGCGGGCCCACGAAGTTGTGGGTGGGCGGCGGAGACTCGCTCTGCCACTCGTAGCCCTTGCTCCGCCAGGGGTTCTTGCCAGCGGCCTTGCCGTACACCAGCGCGTACGCCAGGTACAAAGCGATGATGATGAAGCCGAAGGCGAGCAGGGACGCGCCGGCCGTGGAGGCCACGTTCAGCGCCTGGAAGCGCTCCGGGTAGTCATAGTACCGGCGCGGCATGCCGTTGTTGCCCAAGAGGAACTGGGGGATGAACGTGGCGTTGAACCCCAGGATGATGAGCGCCGCGGACACCAGGCCCCATCCCTCGTGGTACGTGCGCCCGAACATCTTCGGGAACCAGTAGTGCAGGGCGGCCAGGAAGGCCATGATGGTCGCGCCCACCATGATGAAGTGGAAGTGCGCCACGACGAAGTAGGTGTCGTGCCACGGGACGTCCAGCGACACCGTGCCCAGCGCGATGCCCGTCATGCCACCGAACACGGTGAAGAACAGGAAGCCGCAGAAGTAGGCGAAGGGCGTCTTGAAGTCGACGGCGCCCTTGTAGACGGTGCCAATCCAGTTGAACACCTTGATGGCCGTGAAGACGCCCACCAGCATGGTGAGCACGCCGAACACGCCCGCGTCGAAGGTGGACTGGCCGGACACGAACATGTGGTGTCCCCAGGCGAAGAAGCCCACGAAGGCGATGCCCAGGCTGGAGTACGCCACCGCGCGGTAGCCGAAGATGTTCTTGCGGCTGAACGTGCTGACGACCTCGCTCATCACGCCGAAGGCGGGGAGCACCATGATGTACACGGCCGGGTGGCTGTAGAACCAGAACAGGTGCTGGAAGAGCACCGGGTCGCCGCCGCGCGCCGGGTCGAACATGCCGAAGCTGAACAGGTTCTCCACCGTCACCAGCACCAGCAGCAGGCCAATCACCGGCGTGGCCAGCACCTGGATGCAGCTGGTGGCGTAGATGGCCCACACGAACAGGGGCATCTTGAACCAGGTGATGCCCGGCGCCCGCATGGTGTGGCACGTGACGATGAAGTTGATGCCCGTCGCGATGGAGCTGAAGCCGATGATGAACGCGCCGAACAGCACGGGCGCCACCGTCGTCGTCGTGTGCGTGCTGTACGGGGTGTAGAACGTCCAGCCCGTGTCCAGACCGCCGTTGAGCATGCCCCAGAGCGCAATCACCGCGCCGGCCAGGTAGATGTAGAGCGAGGCCAGGTTCAGCCGGGGGAAGGCCACGTCCTTGGCGCCCAGCATCAGCGGCAGCATGAAGTTGCCGAAGACGGCGGGAATCGCCGGAATCATGAACAGGAAGATCATGACCAGGCCGTGGAGCGTGAACGTACGGTTGTACGTCATCGCGTCCATGATGGTCGGGCCCGGGGTCAGCAGCTCAATCCGGATGAGCAGCGCGAAGATGCCGCCCACGAGGAAGAAGAGCAGGACCCAGAACAGGAACATCAGGCCGATGCGCTTGTGGTCCACCGTCAAGAGCCAGCTCTTGATGGTGGTGCCATCCACCAGATAGTTCGGGTGGTGGTCGTGATGCTCGCCGTGCGGGGCGG from Myxococcus stipitatus carries:
- a CDS encoding DUF481 domain-containing protein, translated to MLSAALLIATSLQAQTPVPAEPAPTAASPAAVAAPAATPEERMAAAAERAAAAAERAAAAAERAAEASARAASVIAGPSPEAAAEAAPATDQEKKKREEWDITVGLGLISLTGNASTLTFSGLASAQRTTDHWIFGAKAYGNYGRSRPPEVEGENLESQLVALNAGLELRGDRRFTKMLSGYLLAGAEMDHVKSVESRSIGEGGLGILWWDEKPKDQPETYLRTDAAFRYAHETRFQYYPTRLDLPDVDLGGPRFGVAFRYGLTKDILFKEDAEVLLSVIDTSRVLVNSQTQLSVRLTEALSMGVSFLVKHDSKPPQGKVPTDTALAFNLEVAL
- the ctaD gene encoding cytochrome c oxidase subunit I: MTPSSSLDTAGAAPHGEHHDHHPNYLVDGTTIKSWLLTVDHKRIGLMFLFWVLLFFLVGGIFALLIRIELLTPGPTIMDAMTYNRTFTLHGLVMIFLFMIPAIPAVFGNFMLPLMLGAKDVAFPRLNLASLYIYLAGAVIALWGMLNGGLDTGWTFYTPYSTHTTTTVAPVLFGAFIIGFSSIATGINFIVTCHTMRAPGITWFKMPLFVWAIYATSCIQVLATPVIGLLLVLVTVENLFSFGMFDPARGGDPVLFQHLFWFYSHPAVYIMVLPAFGVMSEVVSTFSRKNIFGYRAVAYSSLGIAFVGFFAWGHHMFVSGQSTFDAGVFGVLTMLVGVFTAIKVFNWIGTVYKGAVDFKTPFAYFCGFLFFTVFGGMTGIALGTVSLDVPWHDTYFVVAHFHFIMVGATIMAFLAALHYWFPKMFGRTYHEGWGLVSAALIILGFNATFIPQFLLGNNGMPRRYYDYPERFQALNVASTAGASLLAFGFIIIALYLAYALVYGKAAGKNPWRSKGYEWQSESPPPTHNFVGPQPTFPEEPHFYVDPKKAEVPDAV
- a CDS encoding YheT family hydrolase; the encoded protein is MSFQPTEPFVSAPGLTNEHAQTIYANLVRPLHTPELRRTRRELPDGDFVDVDTFDGPPGAPHVVALHGLEGSSRAGYIAAVLRGAKARGWGATALNFRSCSGEPNRLARTYHSGHIDDALGLMRDLRAQVTGPLFAVGFSLGANVLCRLLEDQGENAPVNAAASISAPYDLDACCRKLDGPGVFHLLYRERFLRTLKSKARAKLKRFPGAFDGRAMEAARTVRAFDHAVTAPLHGFRSAEHYYAESSSGSRLHAIRKPTLLISAADDPMLESPVIPPQAKDNPHLSIVETAHGGHVGFVAGHVHRPRFWAEEQALDFFASFR
- a CDS encoding DNA-binding response regulator, whose translation is MRRVLIVSPHAASRELLRRVLAAGDEGLSFSSTGDTDDALSSIASAAPALVVVDLRRQDEDQPLFLGLLRKRYPAQPLITLLPGRLRVFDGEQESVVDAPGDSAEALHHLLDALRTAVRQVVAQDLLRVLRPPIGRA
- a CDS encoding YkgJ family cysteine cluster protein; this encodes MECTRCGACCVAPDIAALDKPLGLRCPHLGEDNLCARYEDRPSICRDYQPDEVCRLIEAPTLEERVYKYLSLFGLAEEARAVKEQGCPSMKRARLLGSAEGSPTGVPGGQRGD
- a CDS encoding cytochrome C oxidase subunit IV family protein: MAIANESHQEEKNMGHHGAGRYWLIWGVLLVLTAITVGTGRMHLPNFGLLLAIVVATVKGTLVALYFMHLAEHQGANRIVFGVSILFVVLMLVIPMADLGTRFRGSNPPGSQYSDLQPPDIGTGSQRGRFGGGMKPPQTKDMPETPAPQH
- a CDS encoding cytochrome c oxidase subunit 3 family protein, translated to MQSSAHTAEGAAPVPRLAAHFASLEVQTHAARLGMWLFLATEILLFAGLFVCYGCYRFLYPEAWAEGSRSLNLMMGTVNTVVLITSSLTAALAVHYAREGKNKMVGIMFALTLLMAIGFLVIKYFEYHHKFEIGTLPGRYYTYEGMQQPGIALYFTVYFCSTALHAFHVLIGMGVLTVAMIRAFTKADFGPNNYTMVELGSMYWHLVDLVWIFLFPMLYLV
- a CDS encoding GNAT family N-acetyltransferase, with amino-acid sequence MHLALATDAQKAERDRLTHEAWGSPLTVEQFHQRELRLRSHPWCREGMRTWLLRDDSGRVLASCETFHTDSYLRGPDGVATRGVTHAIASVYTEPALRGHGYATRLMDLLAERLEQEPEKPHAAILFSDVGAPLYRRSGYHEAPAYDWHLSAAGGLSTHAVDALLCDGDVPLMMQRIQRPDVPFLLWPGAAQIDWHLERERAYAELLRRPRPEACGATVGESTVLWAMMARYGQLVVLMLDAETVEDAVALLEAARGVAHRAGLSRVVVWEEPSTLAWVARVPGATREARDGALPMMRALRPGLPPAERVGFSRALWV
- a CDS encoding DMT family transporter, translated to MRLVSLVPLLCGLAVVAQGGLNRRFAGQWGLLSAVLVNMVVATVAIFAAYMVARSVPGFWPEASPTEDHFSGFTPWHLVPGLCGVVIVLGMPWAIGRLGAVQSVLLLIAAQLATSLVWDAMVEGRPATLARVVGSALAFTGAAIAVWKG
- a CDS encoding DEAD/DEAH box helicase family protein; this encodes MDVPLELHFDCGTLVAPLLPDDARLRGLFQKDGRTGVYRAPAWHYRQVVLRLRELGVAYVDQARRFEPLEVALTVPIQPFPHQRAALEAWTQAGGRGLVELPTGAGKTLLAVLAIAQVKRPTLVVVPTLDLMAQWQGVLARHFSVPVGMLGGGVNDRQPLTVTTYDSAAMQTEFHGNRFGLLVCDECHHLPAPSYRFIAEGSLAPYRLGLTATLERTDGGERVCEELIGPRVHRTDIRELQGEYLAPYEVKRVEVPLTPDEKARYDEARALYLGFVRKLGVRLSAPEGWARFLAQSQRSDEGRAAYRAYREQRRIALTSSAKQQVLWRILLEHREDRVLVFTDDNETVYTLARRWMLPALTHHTPVPERKALLAAFASGELPVLLTSRVLNEGVDVPEARVGVVLSGSGSVREHVQRLGRILRKRPGKRALLYEVCSAQTAESGISERRRQHGAYQEES